A portion of the bacterium Unc6 genome contains these proteins:
- a CDS encoding excinuclease ABC subunit A, with product MTDMQNGDIVIIGAKQHNLKDISVKIPKNKFVVITGVSGSGKSSLAFDTIYAEGQRRYAQSLSTYARQFIEQIERPNVDYISGLSPSIAIEQRTSFGGIRSTVGTQSGIYDYVRLLFARIGTPYCPECKKPITFQTHQHILEKILEDFKSEPVYVLSPVIRGRKGEHVALLEQLRMQGFAKVFVDSSIKDLTPIPKIDKKKLHNISVVVDQLTVNPAYTYIVQRLSSSIQTAIRLSEGLVNIASISDIKNQTAFSQLNACPGCGFSFPEIEPRTFSFNSSYGACRACQGTGLTIEEEVNNEQIKEYKFCPDCKGARLKSSALNIYVGGKNIKEICEVSVEELLKTLSHIQLDKRERLIGFQIIKEIQKRLSFLKDVGLGYLTLGRNGTTLAGGEAQRIRIASQIGSQLIGVLYILDEPSIGLHHRDNKMLLTALSNLRDMGNTVIVVEHDEDTMRKADFIVDLGFGAGIYGGNVVATGTAEQIKMVKDSLTGQYLSGAKKIPMPEKRRSFDKTITLSGATHNNLKNITANFPLSVFCCITGVSGSGKSSLVMETLYPAVCHKLGLKRGTAGRYKEIKGFQDIDRVQIIDQKPIGKTPRSNPATYTGLFTGVRNLFSQLPDSRAGGFKSGRFSFNVKGGRCEECTGKGVKRIGMQFLPDVYVTCDTCRGTRYNEQTLCVRFKGLSISDVLNLTVDEAINVFSAIPSIRFKLSILKNVGLGYIHLGQGAATLSGGEAQRLKISAELSRKQTGRTLIIMDEPTVGLHSYDIQSLLDIINRLVLMGNTVIVIEHNLDVIKAADYIIDLGPESANKGGSIVVEGTPEDVVLCKNSYTAKVLKIRDVLK from the coding sequence ATTACAGATATGCAGAACGGTGATATTGTTATTATTGGTGCAAAACAGCATAACTTAAAAGATATATCTGTTAAGATTCCTAAAAATAAGTTTGTTGTTATAACGGGTGTTTCTGGTTCCGGAAAATCTTCCCTTGCCTTTGATACTATATATGCAGAAGGACAGAGAAGGTATGCACAGAGTCTTTCTACATATGCCAGACAGTTTATAGAACAGATTGAAAGACCAAATGTTGATTATATTTCAGGACTTTCTCCTTCTATTGCAATAGAACAGAGAACATCTTTCGGGGGTATCCGTTCAACTGTCGGCACACAATCCGGTATTTATGATTATGTAAGGCTTCTTTTTGCAAGAATAGGTACCCCTTATTGCCCTGAATGTAAAAAACCTATCACATTTCAAACACATCAGCACATACTTGAAAAAATTTTAGAGGATTTTAAAAGTGAGCCCGTGTATGTTCTTTCCCCTGTGATAAGAGGTAGAAAAGGAGAACATGTCGCTTTATTAGAACAATTAAGAATGCAGGGTTTTGCAAAGGTATTTGTAGACAGCAGTATAAAAGACCTTACCCCCATTCCAAAAATTGATAAAAAAAAGTTGCATAATATATCTGTTGTTGTTGACCAACTGACCGTAAATCCCGCATATACTTATATTGTCCAAAGGCTTTCGTCAAGTATTCAAACTGCAATCAGGTTATCAGAAGGACTTGTGAATATTGCATCCATTTCAGATATAAAAAATCAGACTGCATTCAGCCAGTTAAATGCTTGCCCTGGATGCGGTTTTAGTTTTCCCGAAATAGAGCCCAGAACATTCTCATTTAATAGTTCTTATGGTGCCTGCAGAGCCTGTCAGGGGACCGGACTTACAATTGAGGAAGAGGTAAACAATGAACAAATAAAAGAATATAAGTTTTGTCCTGATTGTAAGGGTGCACGGCTTAAGTCGTCCGCTTTAAATATTTATGTGGGTGGAAAAAATATCAAAGAGATTTGTGAAGTATCGGTTGAAGAACTGTTAAAAACCCTTTCTCATATACAACTTGATAAAAGAGAGCGTCTGATAGGTTTTCAAATTATAAAAGAGATACAAAAAAGGCTTTCATTTTTGAAAGATGTGGGGCTGGGGTATCTAACACTGGGAAGAAATGGCACTACACTTGCAGGCGGAGAGGCACAGAGAATAAGGATTGCCTCACAGATAGGCTCCCAACTTATAGGGGTTCTCTATATTCTTGATGAACCCAGTATAGGCCTTCACCACAGGGATAATAAGATGCTGTTAACTGCGCTGTCAAATCTAAGGGATATGGGCAATACTGTAATTGTTGTAGAACATGATGAAGATACAATGAGAAAGGCTGATTTTATTGTTGATTTAGGTTTTGGTGCGGGTATATATGGAGGAAATGTTGTTGCAACAGGTACGGCTGAACAGATAAAAATGGTTAAAGATTCCTTAACCGGACAGTATCTATCTGGTGCAAAAAAGATACCGATGCCTGAAAAAAGAAGAAGTTTTGATAAAACTATTACATTATCAGGTGCAACACACAATAATTTAAAGAATATAACCGCAAATTTTCCATTGAGTGTTTTTTGTTGTATAACCGGTGTATCCGGCAGTGGTAAAAGTTCACTTGTTATGGAAACACTATATCCTGCTGTTTGTCATAAATTAGGCTTAAAAAGAGGCACTGCTGGCAGATACAAAGAGATAAAAGGTTTTCAAGATATAGACAGGGTTCAAATCATAGACCAGAAACCGATAGGAAAAACACCCCGCTCAAATCCAGCCACATATACAGGACTTTTTACAGGTGTAAGAAATCTTTTCAGTCAATTGCCGGATTCAAGGGCAGGGGGATTTAAATCCGGGAGGTTTAGTTTTAATGTGAAAGGCGGAAGGTGCGAAGAATGCACAGGCAAAGGAGTAAAAAGAATTGGTATGCAATTCTTGCCCGATGTATATGTAACCTGTGATACCTGCAGAGGCACAAGATATAATGAACAGACACTATGTGTAAGATTTAAGGGACTTTCAATAAGCGATGTATTAAATTTAACCGTTGATGAGGCAATAAATGTATTCTCTGCAATTCCCAGTATAAGGTTTAAACTTTCTATTTTAAAAAATGTTGGACTTGGATACATCCATCTGGGGCAGGGTGCCGCGACACTTTCAGGAGGAGAGGCGCAGAGACTAAAAATATCTGCTGAATTGTCAAGAAAACAGACGGGCAGAACACTTATTATTATGGATGAACCGACCGTAGGGCTTCATTCTTATGATATACAAAGTCTGCTTGATATTATAAACAGGCTCGTCTTAATGGGTAATACTGTTATAGTTATAGAGCATAATTTAGATGTGATAAAAGCAGCAGACTATATCATTGATCTTGGACCTGAATCAGCAAATAAAGGAGGAAGTATAGTTGTTGAAGGAACACCTGAAGACGTGGTATTATGTAAAAATTCGTATACAGCAAAGGTGTTAAAGATACGGGATGTTTTAAAATGA
- a CDS encoding CDP-diacylglycerol--glycerol-3-phosphate 3-phosphatidyltransferase translates to MFKNLANILTLLRIVCAFFFIWFVLKQTLFFNFLAMCIFIIAGISDYLDGFIARRTNAISGFGKLLDPVADKIFVLGAFISFVRLSIVPVWVVVVIIFRELLVTGLRVFAAYNGKLIPAEISGKHKTAWQMGVIFFILLWLLLDSVHYNNVKGFLQSYEWFFKGCVSILMFIVLVITLWSGWKFLWNNKEIIG, encoded by the coding sequence ATGTTTAAAAATCTTGCAAATATTCTTACTTTGTTAAGAATTGTGTGTGCATTTTTTTTTATATGGTTTGTTCTAAAACAGACCCTTTTTTTTAATTTTCTTGCTATGTGTATTTTTATTATAGCGGGTATTTCTGATTATTTAGATGGTTTTATTGCAAGAAGGACCAATGCAATCAGCGGTTTTGGAAAATTGCTTGACCCTGTGGCAGATAAAATTTTTGTACTTGGAGCATTTATTTCATTTGTCAGGCTTTCTATAGTTCCGGTCTGGGTAGTTGTAGTAATAATATTCAGAGAACTTTTAGTAACTGGTTTAAGAGTTTTTGCCGCGTACAATGGAAAACTTATACCAGCAGAAATTTCAGGTAAACATAAAACAGCCTGGCAGATGGGAGTTATTTTCTTTATACTGTTATGGCTTTTATTGGATTCTGTCCACTACAATAATGTCAAGGGCTTTTTACAAAGTTATGAATGGTTTTTTAAAGGCTGCGTAAGCATACTTATGTTTATTGTTCTTGTAATTACTTTATGGTCGGGATGGAAATTCCTGTGGAATAATAAAGAAATTATAGGATGA
- a CDS encoding glutamate-5-semialdehyde dehydrogenase produces MDIEKYVFDVVQKAKQASIALGILPTEKKNSALCFIVDEISKSSSKILDANKKDINTCIKLKKPPAFIERLKLDKKTIDSMCGALIDIQKLNDPVGNIENIKRMPNGLLIGKMHVPIGVVLIIYESRPNVTSDAAGLCLKSGNACILKGGKESINTNIAIDESLRKGLKKAGIDESAVQVVRTFDREAVDILLKQNRYIDLVIPRGGEGLIEEVIQKSRIPIIKHYKGVCNIFVDITADIQKSCKIIYNAKVQRPGVCNAVECVLIHKDIANVILPDLSELLFTAGVEIKGCDKTCSLVPKAKKAVQGDWGKEFLDLILAVRIVDSIDEAIKYIRRYGSSHSDAILTENYTNAMKFIREVDSACVYVNSSTRFTDGGQFGMGAEIGISTDKIHARGPMGLEEMTSYKYIILGEGQIR; encoded by the coding sequence ATGGATATAGAAAAATATGTTTTTGATGTTGTCCAAAAAGCAAAACAGGCATCTATCGCTCTTGGGATTCTGCCAACAGAGAAAAAAAATTCTGCACTATGTTTCATAGTAGATGAGATTTCAAAATCATCTTCAAAAATTTTAGATGCAAATAAAAAAGATATAAATACTTGTATAAAACTTAAAAAGCCTCCTGCATTTATTGAGAGACTTAAACTGGATAAGAAAACTATTGATTCAATGTGTGGCGCACTTATTGATATACAAAAACTTAATGACCCTGTCGGTAATATTGAAAATATAAAAAGAATGCCCAACGGATTGTTGATAGGAAAGATGCATGTCCCGATAGGAGTTGTGCTTATAATATACGAATCAAGGCCGAATGTTACAAGTGATGCAGCAGGACTGTGCCTTAAAAGTGGGAATGCTTGTATATTAAAAGGCGGGAAGGAATCTATAAATACAAACATTGCAATTGATGAAAGTTTAAGAAAAGGACTTAAAAAAGCAGGGATAGATGAGAGTGCAGTACAGGTTGTAAGAACATTTGACAGAGAAGCAGTTGATATATTGTTAAAGCAAAACAGGTATATAGACCTTGTTATTCCAAGGGGCGGAGAGGGGCTTATAGAAGAGGTTATACAAAAGTCCCGCATACCTATTATAAAACATTATAAGGGTGTTTGTAATATATTTGTTGACATAACAGCAGATATACAGAAGTCTTGTAAAATAATCTATAATGCAAAGGTCCAAAGACCCGGTGTTTGTAATGCTGTAGAATGTGTATTGATTCACAAAGATATTGCAAATGTTATTCTGCCGGATCTTTCAGAACTTCTGTTCACTGCTGGAGTAGAAATAAAAGGATGCGACAAAACTTGCAGTCTTGTTCCAAAGGCAAAAAAAGCTGTGCAGGGTGATTGGGGGAAAGAGTTCCTTGACCTTATACTTGCCGTTCGTATAGTTGATTCAATTGATGAAGCAATAAAATATATAAGACGGTACGGGTCCTCTCATTCAGATGCAATCCTTACAGAAAACTATACGAATGCAATGAAATTTATAAGAGAAGTTGATTCAGCCTGTGTATATGTCAACTCCTCTACCAGATTTACAGATGGTGGACAGTTTGGAATGGGTGCCGAGATTGGTATATCAACGGACAAGATTCACGCCAGAGGACCTATGGGACTTGAAGAGATGACCTCTTACAAATATATAATATTAGGGGAGGGGCAGATAAGGTAA
- a CDS encoding alcohol dehydrogenase, protein MKAAIFLGPGKMEVKNISDPKPKKGEVLLNIKACAVCGTDVRIFYHGQKNVVPPRITGHEIAGIVEDVGEEVKNVKAGTPVTTVTSVGCGDCKYCSKGNVNLCPETRAIGYFWDGGFAEKMIIPAEAISQNSLIKLSKGMDFDVASLIEPFSCCINGQDYLNIQEGDSVVVFGSGPIGCMHIALAKAQGVDSVYLIDVSDERLSMSKPFGVDICINSTREDPVKRILELTQGQGADCIITACPAGIAQEQALQMASKKGRISFFGGLPKDNPYIKFDSNLIHYREISVFGAFASHREQFVRALEFIKSGKIKANDFITHRFSLEDITKAIETVKTGKSLKAVIVM, encoded by the coding sequence ATGAAAGCCGCAATATTTCTTGGACCCGGAAAAATGGAGGTTAAAAATATCTCAGATCCTAAACCAAAAAAAGGCGAGGTTTTGCTTAACATAAAGGCCTGTGCAGTATGCGGAACAGATGTGCGGATATTTTATCATGGGCAGAAGAATGTTGTTCCACCGCGGATAACAGGGCATGAGATAGCGGGTATTGTTGAGGATGTCGGAGAGGAAGTAAAAAATGTAAAAGCGGGAACTCCTGTAACAACCGTTACTTCTGTTGGGTGTGGAGATTGTAAATATTGTTCAAAAGGCAATGTCAATCTTTGTCCTGAAACAAGGGCAATCGGTTATTTCTGGGACGGTGGTTTTGCAGAAAAGATGATAATTCCAGCAGAGGCTATCTCACAGAATTCTCTTATAAAACTTTCCAAAGGTATGGATTTTGATGTTGCGTCTCTTATAGAGCCTTTTTCCTGTTGTATAAACGGACAGGATTACTTAAACATACAGGAAGGGGATAGTGTTGTTGTTTTTGGTTCTGGTCCTATCGGATGTATGCATATCGCACTTGCAAAAGCACAAGGCGTAGATTCTGTATATCTTATAGATGTATCTGACGAAAGACTTTCTATGAGTAAGCCTTTTGGTGTGGATATATGTATAAACAGCACCAGAGAAGATCCTGTAAAAAGGATACTTGAACTTACACAGGGACAGGGAGCCGATTGTATCATAACAGCCTGTCCTGCTGGCATTGCACAGGAACAGGCATTACAGATGGCTTCAAAAAAGGGGAGGATAAGTTTTTTTGGCGGGCTTCCAAAAGACAATCCTTATATAAAATTTGATTCAAACCTTATACACTACAGGGAAATATCTGTTTTCGGCGCTTTTGCATCTCACAGGGAACAGTTTGTAAGGGCGCTGGAATTTATTAAATCAGGTAAAATAAAAGCAAATGATTTTATAACACACCGTTTTTCGCTTGAAGATATAACAAAGGCTATAGAAACAGTAAAGACAGGAAAATCGCTCAAAGCAGTAATTGTAATGTAA
- a CDS encoding DNA topoisomerase I translates to MLSNLVIVESPAKAKTIGKFLGTNYTVKASMGHVIDLPGNRMGIEISNEKIGEPEYVVIKGKKTVLTELKKIAKNSNVYIATDPDREGEAIGWHILNYIKAENPRRILLYEITKEAVQYAIEHPSLIDNNKVQSQQARRILDRVVGYSISPILWKKVGRGLSAGRVQSVAVRIIVERDRQIRAFVSEEYWTIDAIFSKLNNEVFTSRLDRIQDEKINIKTKQQADGIIARIKGCKKFSVSDIKITEKKKNPSPPFITSQLQQVAFNKFHFPAIKTIKIAQTLYEGLQIGSKEQAGLITYIRTDSVRCSESAIKDVRKFIGEKYGDGLCPESPNRYKSKKTAQEAHEAIRPTSVYRTPDDIKQNLTEEQFKIYELIWQKFVASQMSPAIFSQIRIEITGINNQDKFLFVSTGSVPVFLGFLSVYQEADKRGLEEKSEGEIKIPSFTKNEQVELKELKSGQHFTQPPPHYTDASLIKALEEKGIGRPSTYAGILQVIVNRGYVKREKGALLATEIGEIVTDMLIKSFPNILDVKFTAQIEDELDIIEQGKTKWDAVILNFYRPFKISLDNAGRDMQNFKKIEVKTDKKCEKCQSPMVIKWGRNGRFIACSAYPSCKNTKSIGTGVKCPSQDCGGELVERRARKKGARLFYGCSRYPECKFVTSYLKKI, encoded by the coding sequence ATATTGAGTAATCTTGTAATAGTAGAATCTCCTGCAAAGGCTAAAACCATAGGGAAGTTTCTTGGGACAAACTATACCGTCAAAGCATCTATGGGACATGTTATAGATTTGCCGGGCAACAGAATGGGAATAGAAATAAGTAATGAAAAAATAGGAGAACCTGAATATGTAGTAATAAAAGGGAAAAAAACCGTGCTTACAGAATTAAAAAAAATTGCGAAAAATTCAAATGTATATATTGCAACAGATCCAGACAGAGAAGGTGAGGCAATAGGCTGGCATATCTTAAATTACATTAAGGCTGAAAATCCCAGGAGAATACTTTTATATGAAATAACAAAAGAAGCCGTTCAATATGCAATCGAACATCCATCCTTGATAGACAATAATAAGGTTCAGTCCCAGCAGGCAAGAAGAATACTTGACAGGGTTGTTGGCTACTCAATAAGTCCGATATTGTGGAAAAAAGTGGGCAGGGGTTTAAGCGCAGGCAGGGTCCAATCTGTTGCAGTGCGGATTATTGTTGAAAGAGATAGGCAGATAAGGGCATTTGTTTCGGAAGAATACTGGACAATAGATGCTATATTTTCTAAATTAAACAATGAGGTATTTACTTCTCGTCTTGATAGAATACAGGATGAGAAAATAAACATTAAAACAAAACAACAGGCAGATGGTATTATCGCCAGAATTAAAGGGTGTAAAAAATTTTCTGTATCTGATATAAAAATTACAGAAAAAAAGAAAAATCCATCCCCTCCTTTTATAACAAGTCAATTACAGCAGGTAGCATTTAATAAATTTCATTTTCCTGCTATAAAAACTATAAAGATTGCACAGACACTTTATGAAGGGCTTCAGATAGGCAGCAAGGAACAGGCTGGACTTATTACATACATCAGAACAGACTCTGTTAGGTGTTCAGAATCAGCAATCAAAGATGTAAGAAAATTTATTGGGGAAAAGTATGGAGATGGGTTGTGTCCCGAATCGCCCAACAGATATAAATCAAAAAAAACCGCACAGGAAGCACACGAGGCAATCCGCCCGACATCTGTTTATAGGACACCCGATGATATAAAGCAAAACCTAACAGAAGAGCAATTTAAAATCTATGAACTTATATGGCAGAAATTTGTTGCAAGTCAGATGAGTCCTGCTATATTTTCTCAAATAAGAATTGAAATTACAGGTATAAACAATCAGGACAAATTTCTTTTTGTCTCAACTGGTTCTGTGCCTGTGTTTTTAGGTTTCCTTTCCGTTTATCAGGAGGCTGACAAACGGGGATTGGAAGAAAAAAGTGAAGGTGAAATAAAAATCCCATCTTTTACAAAAAATGAACAGGTTGAATTGAAAGAGTTAAAATCGGGTCAGCATTTTACGCAACCGCCGCCCCATTATACAGATGCAAGCCTTATAAAAGCACTTGAAGAAAAAGGTATAGGAAGGCCATCTACATATGCGGGCATACTTCAAGTAATCGTTAATAGGGGGTATGTGAAGAGAGAAAAGGGGGCACTTCTTGCAACAGAGATAGGAGAAATAGTTACCGATATGCTTATAAAATCTTTTCCCAATATTTTAGATGTTAAGTTCACAGCACAGATAGAAGATGAGCTTGACATCATTGAGCAAGGTAAAACAAAGTGGGATGCAGTTATCTTAAATTTTTACAGGCCGTTTAAGATTTCTCTTGATAATGCCGGGAGAGATATGCAAAACTTTAAAAAAATAGAAGTGAAAACCGATAAAAAGTGTGAAAAGTGCCAAAGCCCAATGGTTATAAAATGGGGAAGAAATGGTAGATTTATTGCCTGTTCGGCATACCCGTCTTGTAAAAATACAAAGTCCATAGGAACAGGTGTGAAGTGTCCGTCACAAGACTGTGGGGGCGAACTTGTAGAAAGAAGAGCAAGGAAAAAAGGAGCAAGGCTCTTCTACGGTTGTTCAAGGTATCCCGAATGTAAATTTGTCACCTCATATTTGAAAAAAATATGA
- a CDS encoding RNA-splicing ligase RtcB, translated as MSKEWTGTIERIDEYRWRIPKTYKSKMRVDGIIYANEHLIGQIKKDFAPEQVANVATLPGIVKASLAMPDIHWGYGFAIGGVAATDPSEEGVVSPGGVGYDINCGVRLVRTDLKVEDIKPKLKELTLSLYHKIPAGVGSSGNIRVTSQEEKKILLKGARWAIEQGYGIEQDLECTEEKGQMQGADPGAVSERAYERGKKQSGTLGSGNHFIEVQEVEEIYDEQKAFTFGIFKGQAVVMIHSGSRGLGHQICEDYVRKLMPCLSKYNIYIPDRQLVCAPVQSPEGLEYLSAMKCAANYAWGNRQCLMHLVRITFEKFFKTGWEKLGMYLIYDIAHNIAKFEKHNIDGKEKTLCVHRKGATRAFPSGHIDVPQKYKDAGQPVIIPGDMGRNSYLLAGTIGAMENTFGSTCHGAGRCLSRAAAIKMAKGVSIAKELEQKGIYVFSSGRETLAEEAPSAYKDVNEVVDVAHNAGIAKKVARMRPLGVVKG; from the coding sequence ATGTCAAAAGAATGGACAGGGACTATTGAAAGAATAGATGAATACAGATGGCGTATTCCAAAGACATACAAATCTAAGATGCGTGTTGATGGCATAATATATGCAAATGAACATCTTATAGGACAGATTAAGAAAGATTTTGCACCTGAACAGGTTGCAAATGTTGCAACACTGCCGGGGATAGTAAAAGCATCACTTGCCATGCCAGATATACACTGGGGGTATGGTTTTGCCATAGGAGGAGTTGCCGCTACCGACCCTTCTGAAGAGGGTGTGGTATCCCCCGGAGGCGTGGGCTACGATATAAACTGCGGCGTGCGGCTTGTCAGAACAGATTTAAAGGTAGAAGATATCAAACCTAAATTAAAAGAGCTCACTTTAAGTCTTTATCATAAAATCCCTGCTGGTGTGGGTTCAAGCGGCAATATCAGGGTCACATCACAGGAAGAAAAAAAGATACTTTTAAAAGGCGCAAGGTGGGCCATTGAACAGGGTTACGGGATAGAACAGGACCTTGAATGTACAGAAGAAAAAGGACAGATGCAGGGTGCGGACCCGGGTGCGGTTTCAGAAAGAGCATATGAAAGAGGAAAAAAACAGTCCGGCACACTTGGCTCAGGCAACCATTTTATTGAAGTGCAGGAAGTAGAAGAAATATATGATGAGCAAAAAGCGTTCACCTTTGGCATATTCAAAGGGCAGGCAGTTGTAATGATACACTCAGGTTCAAGGGGACTTGGGCACCAGATATGTGAGGACTATGTCCGAAAACTTATGCCCTGCCTTTCTAAATACAACATATATATTCCTGACAGGCAACTGGTATGTGCTCCTGTCCAATCACCCGAGGGGCTTGAATATCTTTCTGCAATGAAATGTGCCGCAAACTATGCCTGGGGAAACAGGCAGTGTCTTATGCATCTTGTTAGAATTACATTTGAAAAATTTTTTAAAACAGGATGGGAAAAATTGGGTATGTATCTCATATATGATATTGCACATAACATAGCAAAGTTTGAAAAACATAATATAGATGGGAAAGAAAAAACACTTTGTGTTCATAGAAAAGGCGCAACAAGAGCCTTTCCGTCAGGCCACATAGATGTTCCTCAAAAGTATAAAGATGCAGGACAACCGGTTATAATACCGGGGGATATGGGAAGAAACTCATACCTTCTTGCTGGAACTATCGGTGCAATGGAAAATACATTTGGCAGCACCTGTCATGGTGCAGGAAGGTGCCTTTCAAGAGCAGCCGCAATAAAAATGGCAAAAGGCGTATCTATTGCAAAAGAGTTAGAACAGAAAGGCATATATGTGTTTTCAAGCGGAAGAGAAACCCTTGCAGAAGAGGCGCCATCTGCATATAAGGATGTTAATGAGGTCGTGGATGTTGCCCACAATGCAGGGATTGCCAAAAAAGTTGCAAGAATGCGTCCATTGGGTGTGGTAAAAGGATGA
- a CDS encoding glutamate 5-kinase produces MRKRYLHNIKRVVVKVGTSVLSQEGTGLSIDYIERFVQQIVDIKNNNKEVVLVSSGAIAAGMNTLGFSKRPVSLPELQACAAIGQGKMMKMYEDIFSSKNFHSAQVLITREDLRSRQRYLNSRNTLWTLLRYNIVPIVNENDTVAVDEIKFGDNDMLSSLVSILVEADLLIILSNVNGLYTKNPEQKDAQRINIIERIDEKIQDFAKGTKRATSVGGMTTKIKAAKVATSAGIPVIIANGSEKDILQRVVSAADVGTLFIPSPACEGSKKRWLLFSAHPVGSVIIDDGAKDVLLKKGKSLLPSGILSVAGRFDAGRVVKILDKNNSQIGIGIVSYSSDAIEKIKGARTDRIEQILGWTSGDEIIHRDNMGILRP; encoded by the coding sequence ATGAGAAAAAGATATCTTCATAATATAAAAAGAGTTGTTGTAAAGGTTGGGACAAGTGTACTTTCACAAGAAGGGACAGGGCTTTCAATAGACTATATTGAAAGATTTGTCCAGCAGATAGTTGATATTAAAAACAATAATAAAGAGGTTGTGCTTGTTTCATCAGGAGCAATTGCTGCTGGCATGAACACACTGGGTTTTTCAAAAAGGCCGGTGTCTTTACCCGAACTTCAAGCCTGTGCTGCCATAGGACAGGGAAAAATGATGAAAATGTATGAAGATATATTCAGCAGCAAAAACTTTCATTCTGCACAGGTTCTTATCACAAGAGAGGATTTAAGGTCAAGACAGAGATATTTGAATTCCAGAAATACATTATGGACACTGTTAAGGTATAATATCGTTCCTATTGTCAATGAAAATGACACGGTTGCAGTTGATGAGATAAAGTTTGGAGATAATGATATGCTTTCTTCTCTTGTATCAATACTTGTTGAGGCAGACCTTCTTATAATACTTTCAAATGTGAACGGATTATATACAAAAAACCCTGAACAAAAAGATGCACAGAGAATAAATATTATTGAAAGAATAGACGAGAAGATACAGGATTTTGCCAAAGGGACAAAAAGAGCCACAAGCGTCGGGGGTATGACTACCAAGATTAAGGCCGCAAAGGTTGCAACAAGCGCTGGTATTCCTGTTATTATTGCCAATGGAAGTGAAAAAGATATATTACAAAGGGTTGTTTCAGCAGCAGATGTCGGAACACTTTTTATTCCTTCACCTGCGTGTGAGGGTTCAAAAAAAAGATGGCTTTTGTTTAGCGCACATCCGGTAGGTTCCGTAATTATTGATGATGGAGCAAAAGATGTACTGCTCAAAAAGGGTAAAAGTCTTCTTCCTTCTGGCATATTAAGTGTAGCAGGCAGGTTTGATGCAGGTAGAGTCGTAAAGATATTAGACAAAAACAATAGCCAGATAGGAATAGGCATTGTTAGTTATTCATCGGATGCAATTGAAAAAATAAAAGGAGCACGAACAGACAGGATAGAACAAATACTGGGCTGGACATCTGGCGATGAGATTATACACAGGGATAATATGGGAATACTGAGGCCTTAA
- a CDS encoding tRNA (adenosine(37)-N6)-threonylcarbamoyltransferase complex dimerization subunit type 1 TsaB: MKAIAVDTSGALLIGSVFEDDKIIAGIQIKGFKHSQNLVSTVQELLSRVKTDIIDIDIICIGIGPGSFTGLRVGISTVKGLSLVKNFNIIPLCSLSPVAYNALYFQGNIWVAVDAKKQSVYVRKFYSGGKGKIKTMTLPKLLRADHFLKILNKSELIIGDAISVYGKIFQDIAMICKNENLWYPSITGLSIYAMEMVKRGRFISSDKILPRYLFAKNVQVRPQRASEHQNTSAPVLYPKAQQGIKERG, translated from the coding sequence ATGAAAGCAATTGCAGTTGATACCTCCGGTGCTTTATTGATAGGCTCTGTGTTTGAAGATGATAAAATTATTGCAGGAATACAGATAAAAGGATTCAAGCATTCACAGAATCTTGTTTCTACGGTCCAAGAACTTTTATCAAGGGTTAAAACTGATATAATAGATATTGATATAATATGTATTGGTATAGGGCCTGGTTCATTTACAGGATTAAGGGTAGGAATAAGCACTGTAAAAGGGCTTTCGTTGGTAAAAAATTTCAACATAATACCTTTGTGCAGTTTAAGCCCTGTTGCTTACAACGCGCTGTATTTTCAAGGAAATATATGGGTTGCAGTAGATGCAAAAAAACAATCTGTATATGTCCGAAAGTTTTATTCAGGTGGAAAAGGTAAAATAAAAACAATGACTCTTCCAAAACTTTTAAGGGCTGATCATTTTTTAAAGATTTTAAACAAATCTGAACTTATTATTGGCGATGCTATTTCTGTATATGGAAAAATTTTTCAGGATATTGCTATGATATGCAAAAATGAAAATCTATGGTATCCAAGTATTACAGGGTTATCAATATATGCAATGGAGATGGTAAAAAGAGGCAGGTTTATAAGTTCTGATAAGATTCTTCCCCGCTATCTATTTGCAAAAAACGTGCAGGTAAGACCGCAGAGAGCATCAGAGCACCAGAATACCAGTGCACCAGTGCTCTATCCTAAAGCACAGCAAGGGATAAAAGAGCGGGGTTAA